In Citrus sinensis cultivar Valencia sweet orange chromosome 2, DVS_A1.0, whole genome shotgun sequence, a single genomic region encodes these proteins:
- the LOC127900385 gene encoding uncharacterized protein LOC127900385 isoform X2, whose translation MDNDEEEFDQLVCLTAVLMHHYYLRFIHKEPCMNSTQTGHKWLIEIRGGNVSRCFNMFRMNSDVLLRLCTDLEDNYGLKSSRRTCGAEMLGMFLYILGQSVRNRSTMERFQHSGETVSRYFDKVLDSVCHMSVDLIKPLDPDFITTPKEIYEDSRYMPYFKDCIGAIDGVHIPASISPEDQISFIGRKGTSTQNVMVVCSFDMQFIFAVAGWEGSAHDARVFQTTITNPAFNFPNPPPGKYYLVDAGYPKLCGYLGPYKGERYHLPEFRRGSQPMGYKELFNYKHSSLRSVIERTFGVWKNTWKILRSMPSYPFKKQMNQVIVLANILHLMKKVMKQLIAQLKI comes from the exons atggatAATGATGAAGAGGAGTTTGACCAGCTTGTTTGTCTAACAGCTGTTTTGATgcatcattattatttgagaTTTATCCATAAGGAGCCTTGTATGAATTCTACTCAAACAGGGCATAAATGGTTGATAGAAATACGTGGTGGAAATGTAAGCAGGTGCTTTAACATGTTTCGAATGAATAGTGATGTACTTTTAAGATTATGCACCGACTTAGAAGATAATTATGGGTTAAAGAGTTCAAGGAGAACATGTGGCGCTGAGATGTTAGGAATGTTTTTGTATATACTAGGACAAAGTGTAAGAAATCGATCAACAATGGAGCGGTTCCAACATTCTGGTGAGACTGTGAGTAGATATTTTGACAAGGTATTAGATAGTGTGTGTCATATGTCCGTAGATTTGATAAAACCGTTGGATCCTGACTTTATTACCACTCCCAAAGAGATATATGAAGATTCAAGATATATGCCTTACTTTAAGGATTGTATTGGTGCTATTGATGGTGTTCATATACCTGCTTCAATATCTCCGGAggatcaaatttcatttattggTAGAAAAGGGACATCAACTCAGAATGTAATGGTTGTATGTAGCTTTGATATGCAATTCATATTTGCAGTGGCTGGTTGGGAAGGCAGTGCCCATGATGCAAGGGTATTTCAAACAACTATTACGAATCCTGCATTCAATTTTCCAAACCCTCCTCCAG gaaaaTACTATTTAGTAGATGCAGGATATCCGAAGTTATGTGGGTACTTAGGACCATATAAGGGTGAAAGATATCACCTTCCTGAATTTCGTAGAGGTAGCCAACCAATGGGTTATAAAGAATTGTTCAATTACAAGCACTCTTCCTTGAGAAGTGTTATTGAGCGTACTTTTGGGGTTTGGAAGAATACATGGAAGATTTTACGAAGTATGCCAAGCTATCCATTCAAGAAGCAG ATGAACCAAGTCATAGTATTAGCGAACATATTGCATCTCATGAAGAAAGTTATGAAACAATTGATAGCACAACTCAAGATATAA
- the LOC127899756 gene encoding chaperonin CPN60-2, mitochondrial-like isoform X3 — MREDAEVPDQRQGARMAIDALVGNLYSTAQPITSFEQIALFGTAAANGDRVIGELIAKAFEKGWGNNLHVLADRKTPPSIELQLYWGMTLDRGYLSPYFITNHKTKECVLRDPYIMILEKKVSNCVFFDLLTEIGPVRRYNGTDVLIIAEDIENDLLASLVLNGVATATKACVIKPPGFGESRKASLRDIAKFTYGKVMTGKDFECVSLGHAEKITVSKDQTVILLCKACIGHEKLLQWRFTMENLQDFPEESCTKHSYLAAVIKVCGSNKAEVREKKDRVANAINAVKAAKEGVVSVMSLLYACKELDKLQTANHGQKIGVQAIQYALEMLVSAIAYSAGVDGSVVSKLLEGSKPKPLGKGENADMLMPEIVFPLKTIRAVLVEATSEMLARL, encoded by the exons ATGCGGGAGGATGCGGAAGTGCCAGACCAAAGACAAGGGGCTAGAATGGCAATTGATGCACTTGTGGGAAATTTATACAGCACAGCACAACCCATCACATCATTCGAACAAATAGCCCTG tttGGAACGGCTGCAGCAAATGGTGACAGAGTGATTGGCGAGCTCATAGCCAAGGCTTTTGAGAAAGGTTGGGGAAACAATCTTCATGTTTTAGCT GATCGGAAAACACCACCCAGTATTGAACTTCAGTTGTATTGGGGAATGACCCTAGACAGGGGCTATTTGTCACCTTACTTCATCACCAATCATAAGACGAAAGAATGT GTTTTACGAGATCCTTATATCATGATCCTTGAGAAAAAGGTTTCGAACTGCGTCTTCTTTGACTTATTGACAGAGATTGGACCAGTTAGAAGATATAATGGCACAGATGTACTGATCATTGCTGAAGATATTGAAAATGATCTCCTAGCAAGTCTTGTCTTAAATGGAGTGGCTACAGCAACCAAG GCTTGTGTCATAAAACCTCCTGGATTTGGAGAAAGTAGGAAGGCTAGCCTTCGGGACATTGCCAAATTCACATATGGGAAG gTCATGACAGGAAAAGATTTTGAATGCGTATCTCTTGGCCATGCTGAGAAG ATAACGGTATCAAAGGATCAGACGGTTATCCTTCTTTGTAAGGCTTGCATAGGACACGAAAAG TTGTTACAGTGGAGATTCACAATggaaaatttacaagattTCCCTGAAGAGAGCTGTACAAAGCACTCTTATCTCGCTGCTGTTATAAAG GTCTGTGGAAGTAATAAAGCTGAAGTGCGTGAAAAGAAGGATAGAGTTGCTAATGCCATAAATGCTGTCAAGGCTGCAAAGGAAGGAGTTG TTAGTGTGATGTCACTTTTATATGCCTGCAAGGAGTTGGATAAATTGCAAACTGCTAACCATGGTCAGAAGATTGGTGTTCAAGCTATCCAATATGCTCTTGAg ATGCTGGTGAGCGCGATTGCTTATAGCGCTGGAGTTGATGGGTCAGTTGTTAGCAAGCTACTCGAGGGATCCAAGCCTAAACCCCTCGGTAAAG GTGAAAATGCAGATATGCTTATGCCAGAAATTGTTTTTCCATTGAAAACCATAAGAGCAGTCTTGGTGGAGGCTACAAG TGAGATGTTAGCAAGACTTTGA
- the LOC127899756 gene encoding chaperonin CPN60-2, mitochondrial-like isoform X1, protein MLRHASNLASKVRLLDNNFQPVHLTRSRQYTAAEVTKRFFDCTNSKVKRDLVEALIDGEFYMREDAEVPDQRQGARMAIDALVGNLYSTAQPITSFEQIALFGTAAANGDRVIGELIAKAFEKGWGNNLHVLADRKTPPSIELQLYWGMTLDRGYLSPYFITNHKTKECVLRDPYIMILEKKVSNCVFFDLLTEIGPVRRYNGTDVLIIAEDIENDLLASLVLNGVATATKACVIKPPGFGESRKASLRDIAKFTYGKVMTGKDFECVSLGHAEKITVSKDQTVILLCKACIGHEKLLQWRFTMENLQDFPEESCTKHSYLAAVIKVCGSNKAEVREKKDRVANAINAVKAAKEGVVSVMSLLYACKELDKLQTANHGQKIGVQAIQYALEMLVSAIAYSAGVDGSVVSKLLEGSKPKPLGKGENADMLMPEIVFPLKTIRAVLVEATSEMLARL, encoded by the exons ATGTTGCGCCATGCCTCTAACCTCGCCTCCAAAGTCAG gTTGCTTGATAACAATTTTCAGCCG GTTCATTTAACTCGGAGCAGACAGTATACCGCGGCGGAAGTCACTAAAAGATTTTTTGATT GCACCAATTCTAAAGTTAAAAGGGATCTCGTCGAAGCCCTGATTGATGGAGAATTTTATATGCGGGAGGATGCGGAAGTGCCAGACCAAAGACAAGGGGCTAGAATGGCAATTGATGCACTTGTGGGAAATTTATACAGCACAGCACAACCCATCACATCATTCGAACAAATAGCCCTG tttGGAACGGCTGCAGCAAATGGTGACAGAGTGATTGGCGAGCTCATAGCCAAGGCTTTTGAGAAAGGTTGGGGAAACAATCTTCATGTTTTAGCT GATCGGAAAACACCACCCAGTATTGAACTTCAGTTGTATTGGGGAATGACCCTAGACAGGGGCTATTTGTCACCTTACTTCATCACCAATCATAAGACGAAAGAATGT GTTTTACGAGATCCTTATATCATGATCCTTGAGAAAAAGGTTTCGAACTGCGTCTTCTTTGACTTATTGACAGAGATTGGACCAGTTAGAAGATATAATGGCACAGATGTACTGATCATTGCTGAAGATATTGAAAATGATCTCCTAGCAAGTCTTGTCTTAAATGGAGTGGCTACAGCAACCAAG GCTTGTGTCATAAAACCTCCTGGATTTGGAGAAAGTAGGAAGGCTAGCCTTCGGGACATTGCCAAATTCACATATGGGAAG gTCATGACAGGAAAAGATTTTGAATGCGTATCTCTTGGCCATGCTGAGAAG ATAACGGTATCAAAGGATCAGACGGTTATCCTTCTTTGTAAGGCTTGCATAGGACACGAAAAG TTGTTACAGTGGAGATTCACAATggaaaatttacaagattTCCCTGAAGAGAGCTGTACAAAGCACTCTTATCTCGCTGCTGTTATAAAG GTCTGTGGAAGTAATAAAGCTGAAGTGCGTGAAAAGAAGGATAGAGTTGCTAATGCCATAAATGCTGTCAAGGCTGCAAAGGAAGGAGTTG TTAGTGTGATGTCACTTTTATATGCCTGCAAGGAGTTGGATAAATTGCAAACTGCTAACCATGGTCAGAAGATTGGTGTTCAAGCTATCCAATATGCTCTTGAg ATGCTGGTGAGCGCGATTGCTTATAGCGCTGGAGTTGATGGGTCAGTTGTTAGCAAGCTACTCGAGGGATCCAAGCCTAAACCCCTCGGTAAAG GTGAAAATGCAGATATGCTTATGCCAGAAATTGTTTTTCCATTGAAAACCATAAGAGCAGTCTTGGTGGAGGCTACAAG TGAGATGTTAGCAAGACTTTGA
- the LOC127899756 gene encoding chaperonin CPN60-2, mitochondrial-like isoform X2, which translates to MLRHASNLASKVRLLDNNFQPVHLTRSRQYTAAEVTKRFFDCTNSKVKRDLVEALIDGEFYMREDAEVPDQRQGARMAIDALVGNLYSTAQPITSFEQIALFGTAAANGDRVIGELIAKAFEKGWGNNLHVLADRKTPPSIELQLYWGMTLDRGYLSPYFITNHKTKECVLRDPYIMILEKKVSNCVFFDLLTEIGPVRRYNGTDVLIIAEDIENDLLASLVLNGVATATKACVIKPPGFGESRKASLRDIAKFTYGKVMTGKDFECVSLGHAEKITVSKDQTVILLCKACIGHEKLLQWRFTMENLQDFPEESCTKHSYLAAVIKVCGSNKAEVREKKDRVANAINAVKAAKEGVVSVMSLLYACKELDKLQTANHGQKIGVQAIQYALEMLVSAIAYSAGVDGSVVSKLLEGSKPKPLGENADMLMPEIVFPLKTIRAVLVEATSEMLARL; encoded by the exons ATGTTGCGCCATGCCTCTAACCTCGCCTCCAAAGTCAG gTTGCTTGATAACAATTTTCAGCCG GTTCATTTAACTCGGAGCAGACAGTATACCGCGGCGGAAGTCACTAAAAGATTTTTTGATT GCACCAATTCTAAAGTTAAAAGGGATCTCGTCGAAGCCCTGATTGATGGAGAATTTTATATGCGGGAGGATGCGGAAGTGCCAGACCAAAGACAAGGGGCTAGAATGGCAATTGATGCACTTGTGGGAAATTTATACAGCACAGCACAACCCATCACATCATTCGAACAAATAGCCCTG tttGGAACGGCTGCAGCAAATGGTGACAGAGTGATTGGCGAGCTCATAGCCAAGGCTTTTGAGAAAGGTTGGGGAAACAATCTTCATGTTTTAGCT GATCGGAAAACACCACCCAGTATTGAACTTCAGTTGTATTGGGGAATGACCCTAGACAGGGGCTATTTGTCACCTTACTTCATCACCAATCATAAGACGAAAGAATGT GTTTTACGAGATCCTTATATCATGATCCTTGAGAAAAAGGTTTCGAACTGCGTCTTCTTTGACTTATTGACAGAGATTGGACCAGTTAGAAGATATAATGGCACAGATGTACTGATCATTGCTGAAGATATTGAAAATGATCTCCTAGCAAGTCTTGTCTTAAATGGAGTGGCTACAGCAACCAAG GCTTGTGTCATAAAACCTCCTGGATTTGGAGAAAGTAGGAAGGCTAGCCTTCGGGACATTGCCAAATTCACATATGGGAAG gTCATGACAGGAAAAGATTTTGAATGCGTATCTCTTGGCCATGCTGAGAAG ATAACGGTATCAAAGGATCAGACGGTTATCCTTCTTTGTAAGGCTTGCATAGGACACGAAAAG TTGTTACAGTGGAGATTCACAATggaaaatttacaagattTCCCTGAAGAGAGCTGTACAAAGCACTCTTATCTCGCTGCTGTTATAAAG GTCTGTGGAAGTAATAAAGCTGAAGTGCGTGAAAAGAAGGATAGAGTTGCTAATGCCATAAATGCTGTCAAGGCTGCAAAGGAAGGAGTTG TTAGTGTGATGTCACTTTTATATGCCTGCAAGGAGTTGGATAAATTGCAAACTGCTAACCATGGTCAGAAGATTGGTGTTCAAGCTATCCAATATGCTCTTGAg ATGCTGGTGAGCGCGATTGCTTATAGCGCTGGAGTTGATGGGTCAGTTGTTAGCAAGCTACTCGAGGGATCCAAGCCTAAACCCCTCG GTGAAAATGCAGATATGCTTATGCCAGAAATTGTTTTTCCATTGAAAACCATAAGAGCAGTCTTGGTGGAGGCTACAAG TGAGATGTTAGCAAGACTTTGA
- the LOC127900385 gene encoding uncharacterized protein LOC127900385 isoform X1, which produces MDNDEEEFDQLVCLTAVLMHHYYLRFIHKEPCMNSTQTGHKWLIEIRGGNVSRCFNMFRMNSDVLLRLCTDLEDNYGLKSSRRTCGAEMLGMFLYILGQSVRNRSTMERFQHSGETVSRYFDKVLDSVCHMSVDLIKPLDPDFITTPKEIYEDSRYMPYFKDCIGAIDGVHIPASISPEDQISFIGRKGTSTQNVMVVCSFDMQFIFAVAGWEGSAHDARVFQTTITNPAFNFPNPPPGKYYLVDAGYPKLCGYLGPYKGERYHLPEFRRGSQPMGYKELFNYKHSSLRSVIERTFGVWKNTWKILRSMPSYPFKKQVKIVIGTMALHNYIRRYSQNNDHFDEMTDEPSHSISEHIASHEESYETIDSTTQDIIILKDGIATSLMEAQQ; this is translated from the exons atggatAATGATGAAGAGGAGTTTGACCAGCTTGTTTGTCTAACAGCTGTTTTGATgcatcattattatttgagaTTTATCCATAAGGAGCCTTGTATGAATTCTACTCAAACAGGGCATAAATGGTTGATAGAAATACGTGGTGGAAATGTAAGCAGGTGCTTTAACATGTTTCGAATGAATAGTGATGTACTTTTAAGATTATGCACCGACTTAGAAGATAATTATGGGTTAAAGAGTTCAAGGAGAACATGTGGCGCTGAGATGTTAGGAATGTTTTTGTATATACTAGGACAAAGTGTAAGAAATCGATCAACAATGGAGCGGTTCCAACATTCTGGTGAGACTGTGAGTAGATATTTTGACAAGGTATTAGATAGTGTGTGTCATATGTCCGTAGATTTGATAAAACCGTTGGATCCTGACTTTATTACCACTCCCAAAGAGATATATGAAGATTCAAGATATATGCCTTACTTTAAGGATTGTATTGGTGCTATTGATGGTGTTCATATACCTGCTTCAATATCTCCGGAggatcaaatttcatttattggTAGAAAAGGGACATCAACTCAGAATGTAATGGTTGTATGTAGCTTTGATATGCAATTCATATTTGCAGTGGCTGGTTGGGAAGGCAGTGCCCATGATGCAAGGGTATTTCAAACAACTATTACGAATCCTGCATTCAATTTTCCAAACCCTCCTCCAG gaaaaTACTATTTAGTAGATGCAGGATATCCGAAGTTATGTGGGTACTTAGGACCATATAAGGGTGAAAGATATCACCTTCCTGAATTTCGTAGAGGTAGCCAACCAATGGGTTATAAAGAATTGTTCAATTACAAGCACTCTTCCTTGAGAAGTGTTATTGAGCGTACTTTTGGGGTTTGGAAGAATACATGGAAGATTTTACGAAGTATGCCAAGCTATCCATTCAAGAAGCAGGTGAAAATAGTTATTGGTACAATGGCCTTGCATAATTATATAAGAAGATATTCACAAAATAATGATCATTTTGATGAAATGACAGATGAACCAAGTCATAGTATTAGCGAACATATTGCATCTCATGAAGAAAGTTATGAAACAATTGATAGCACAACTCAAGATATAATAATCTTGAAAGATGGCATTGCTACAAGTTTAATGGAGGCACAACAAtag
- the LOC127900306 gene encoding L10-interacting MYB domain-containing protein-like, protein MSNSSTSKATWNPQTLDVFCDLCIKEVDAGHRPVTHLTSQGYENLIKEFTKETGLDYNRTQMKNKWDSLRTDWKLWKNLIGKETGLGWNHRLRTVDASEEWWEKKIKENPQFSRFRKNGIYPELEKKINLMFMNTVATGEHVWVPSSGFPLESNDASESLRVESTADSNEYIVSDDSKGTKGKRVAVKGNKVGGAVKLSRQLDRLIDAVEKRNTTSNSQNDTSGKDIYKALEVVASLPNIKAGSEVWLFASQLFMDKVKRDLFNEIEYPNVKLKWLNYEKKYKVKMYCIYETIFCKLCL, encoded by the coding sequence ATGTCTAATAGCTCAACTAGTAAGGCTACCTGGAACCCCCAGACTTTAGATGTATTTTGTGACTTATGCATTAAAGAGGTGGATGCCGGACATCGTCCTGTGACTCATTTGACTTCCCAAGgatatgaaaatttgattaaggAGTTCACTAAAGAAACTGGATTAGATTACAACAGaactcaaatgaaaaataaatgggattCTCTTAGAACTGATTGGAAATTGTGGAAGAATTTGATTGGCAAGGAAACTGGTTTAGGGTGGAATCATAGGTTGAGGACAGTTGATGCAAGTGAGGAATggtgggaaaagaaaataaaggaaaatccACAATTCAGTAGATTTCGAAAAAATGGTATTTATCCAGAgttggagaaaaaaataaatttaatgttcaTGAACACTGTGGCTACTGGTGAGCATGTTTGGGTTCCCTCATCTGGTTTTCCTTTAGAGAGTAATGACGCATCTGAATCTCTTCGTGTTGAGAGTACTGCTGACTCTAATGAGTATATTGTGTCTGATGATAGTAAGGGAACCAAAGGTAAAAGAGTGGCTGTAAAAGGGAACAAAGTAGGAGGTGCTGTAAAACTGTCAAGACAGCTTGATCGTCTCATTGATGCAGTAGAGAAAAGGAACACAACTTCAAACTCTCAAAATGATACAAGTGGGAAAGATATTTATAAAGCATTGGAAGTAGTTGCTTCTTTACCAAACATTAAGGCTGGGAGTGAAGTGTGGTTATTTGCTAGTCAGTTGTTTATGGACAAAGTGAAAAGGGATTTATTTAATGAGATAGAATATCCAAATGTCAAATTGAAATGgcttaattatgagaaaaaaTACAAAGTGAAAATGTATTGTATTTATGAAacaatattttgtaaattatgtttatga
- the LOC127899756 gene encoding chaperonin CPN60, mitochondrial-like isoform X4 produces the protein MLRHASNLASKVRLLDNNFQPVHLTRSRQYTAAEVTKRFFDCTNSKVKRDLVEALIDGEFYMREDAEVPDQRQGARMAIDALVGNLYSTAQPITSFEQIALFGTAAANGDRVIGELIAKAFEKGWGNNLHVLADRKTPPSIELQLYWGMTLDRGYLSPYFITNHKTKECVLRDPYIMILEKKVSNCVFFDLLTEIGPVRRYNGTDVLIIAEDIENDLLASLVLNGVATATKACVIKPPGFGESRKASLRDIAKFTYGKVMTGKDFECVSLGHAEKITVSKDQTVILLCKACIGHEKLLQWRFTMENLQDFPEESCTKHSYLAAVIKVCGSNKAEVREKKDRVANAINAVKAAKEGVDAGERDCL, from the exons ATGTTGCGCCATGCCTCTAACCTCGCCTCCAAAGTCAG gTTGCTTGATAACAATTTTCAGCCG GTTCATTTAACTCGGAGCAGACAGTATACCGCGGCGGAAGTCACTAAAAGATTTTTTGATT GCACCAATTCTAAAGTTAAAAGGGATCTCGTCGAAGCCCTGATTGATGGAGAATTTTATATGCGGGAGGATGCGGAAGTGCCAGACCAAAGACAAGGGGCTAGAATGGCAATTGATGCACTTGTGGGAAATTTATACAGCACAGCACAACCCATCACATCATTCGAACAAATAGCCCTG tttGGAACGGCTGCAGCAAATGGTGACAGAGTGATTGGCGAGCTCATAGCCAAGGCTTTTGAGAAAGGTTGGGGAAACAATCTTCATGTTTTAGCT GATCGGAAAACACCACCCAGTATTGAACTTCAGTTGTATTGGGGAATGACCCTAGACAGGGGCTATTTGTCACCTTACTTCATCACCAATCATAAGACGAAAGAATGT GTTTTACGAGATCCTTATATCATGATCCTTGAGAAAAAGGTTTCGAACTGCGTCTTCTTTGACTTATTGACAGAGATTGGACCAGTTAGAAGATATAATGGCACAGATGTACTGATCATTGCTGAAGATATTGAAAATGATCTCCTAGCAAGTCTTGTCTTAAATGGAGTGGCTACAGCAACCAAG GCTTGTGTCATAAAACCTCCTGGATTTGGAGAAAGTAGGAAGGCTAGCCTTCGGGACATTGCCAAATTCACATATGGGAAG gTCATGACAGGAAAAGATTTTGAATGCGTATCTCTTGGCCATGCTGAGAAG ATAACGGTATCAAAGGATCAGACGGTTATCCTTCTTTGTAAGGCTTGCATAGGACACGAAAAG TTGTTACAGTGGAGATTCACAATggaaaatttacaagattTCCCTGAAGAGAGCTGTACAAAGCACTCTTATCTCGCTGCTGTTATAAAG GTCTGTGGAAGTAATAAAGCTGAAGTGCGTGAAAAGAAGGATAGAGTTGCTAATGCCATAAATGCTGTCAAGGCTGCAAAGGAAGGAGTTG ATGCTGGTGAGCGCGATTGCTTATAG